A DNA window from Zonotrichia leucophrys gambelii isolate GWCS_2022_RI chromosome 15, RI_Zleu_2.0, whole genome shotgun sequence contains the following coding sequences:
- the SEPTIN5 gene encoding septin-5 isoform X4, producing the protein MAENQDHEKQYVGFATLPNQVHRKSVKKGFDFTLMVAGESGLGKSTLVNSLFLTDLYKDRKLLNAEERINQTVEIIKHTVDIEEKGVKLKLTIVDTPGFGDAVNNTECWKPITDYIDQQFEQYFRDESGLNRKNIQDNRVHCCLYFISPFGHGLRPVDVEFMKALHEKVNIVPLIAKADCLIPSEIRKLKERIREEIDKFGIKVYQFPECDSDEDEEFKQQDRELKESAPFAVIGSNTVVEAKGQRVRGRLYPWGIVEVENQAHCDFVKLRNMLIRTHMHDLKDVTCDVHYENYRAQCIQQMTSKLTQDNRIESPIPILPLPTPDTETEKLIKMKDEELRRMQEMLQKMQQQMQDQ; encoded by the exons GACCATGAGAAGCAGTACGTGGGCTTTGCCACCCTGCCCAACCAGGTGCACCGCAAATCCGTGAAGAAGGGATTCGACTTCACCCTGATGGTTGCAG GAGAGTCGGGTCTGGGCAAATCCACGCTGGTGAATAGCCTGTTCCTGACAGACCTCTACAAAGACAGAAAGCTCCTCAATGCAGAGG AGAGGATCAACCAGACAGTGGAGATCATCAAGCACACAGTGGACATTGAGGAGAAGGGTGTCAAGCTGAAGCTGACCATAGTGGACACGCCAGGCTTTGGAGATGCTGTTAACAACACTGAGTG ctggaagcCCATCACTGACTACATTGACCAGCAGTTTGAGCAGTACTTCCGTGATGAGAGTGGCCTGAACCGGAAGAACATCCAGGACAACCGAGTGCACTGCTGCCTCTACTTCATCTCTCCCTTTGGGCACGG gctgagacCTGTGGATGTTGAGTTCATGAAGGCTCTGCATGAGAAGGTGAACATTGTGCCCCTGATTGCCAAAGCCGACTGCCTGATCCCCTCCGAGATCCggaagctgaaggagagg ATCCGGGAAGAGATCGACAAATTTGGCATTAAAGTGTATCAGTTTCCTGAGTGTGACTCTGATGAAGATGAGGAGTTCAAGCAGCAAGACAGAGAGCTGAAG GAGAGCGCTCCCTTCGCCGTCATCGGCAGCAACACCGTGGTGGAAGCCAAAGGCCAGCGGGTCCGGGGACGGCTCTACCCCTGGGGCATTGTGGAAG TGGAGAACCAGGCTCACTGCGACTTCGTGAAGCTGCGGAACATGCTGATCCGGACTCACATGCACGACCTCAAGGACGTCACCTGTGATGTCCACTACGAGAACTACCGAGCTCAGTGCATCCAGCAAATGACCAG CAAGCTGACTCAGGACAACAGGATAGAAAGCCCCATTCCTATCCTGCCTCTCCCAACACCggacacagagacagagaaGCTGATTAAGATGAAGGATGAGGAG CTACGGCGGATGCAAGAGATGCTGCAGAagatgcagcagcagatgcaggATCAGTGA
- the SEPTIN5 gene encoding septin-5 isoform X3: MSTAMRYKSKLVNPEEKQDHEKQYVGFATLPNQVHRKSVKKGFDFTLMVAGESGLGKSTLVNSLFLTDLYKDRKLLNAEERINQTVEIIKHTVDIEEKGVKLKLTIVDTPGFGDAVNNTECWKPITDYIDQQFEQYFRDESGLNRKNIQDNRVHCCLYFISPFGHGLRPVDVEFMKALHEKVNIVPLIAKADCLIPSEIRKLKERIREEIDKFGIKVYQFPECDSDEDEEFKQQDRELKESAPFAVIGSNTVVEAKGQRVRGRLYPWGIVEVENQAHCDFVKLRNMLIRTHMHDLKDVTCDVHYENYRAQCIQQMTSKLTQDNRIESPIPILPLPTPDTETEKLIKMKDEELRRMQEMLQKMQQQMQDQ; this comes from the exons GACCATGAGAAGCAGTACGTGGGCTTTGCCACCCTGCCCAACCAGGTGCACCGCAAATCCGTGAAGAAGGGATTCGACTTCACCCTGATGGTTGCAG GAGAGTCGGGTCTGGGCAAATCCACGCTGGTGAATAGCCTGTTCCTGACAGACCTCTACAAAGACAGAAAGCTCCTCAATGCAGAGG AGAGGATCAACCAGACAGTGGAGATCATCAAGCACACAGTGGACATTGAGGAGAAGGGTGTCAAGCTGAAGCTGACCATAGTGGACACGCCAGGCTTTGGAGATGCTGTTAACAACACTGAGTG ctggaagcCCATCACTGACTACATTGACCAGCAGTTTGAGCAGTACTTCCGTGATGAGAGTGGCCTGAACCGGAAGAACATCCAGGACAACCGAGTGCACTGCTGCCTCTACTTCATCTCTCCCTTTGGGCACGG gctgagacCTGTGGATGTTGAGTTCATGAAGGCTCTGCATGAGAAGGTGAACATTGTGCCCCTGATTGCCAAAGCCGACTGCCTGATCCCCTCCGAGATCCggaagctgaaggagagg ATCCGGGAAGAGATCGACAAATTTGGCATTAAAGTGTATCAGTTTCCTGAGTGTGACTCTGATGAAGATGAGGAGTTCAAGCAGCAAGACAGAGAGCTGAAG GAGAGCGCTCCCTTCGCCGTCATCGGCAGCAACACCGTGGTGGAAGCCAAAGGCCAGCGGGTCCGGGGACGGCTCTACCCCTGGGGCATTGTGGAAG TGGAGAACCAGGCTCACTGCGACTTCGTGAAGCTGCGGAACATGCTGATCCGGACTCACATGCACGACCTCAAGGACGTCACCTGTGATGTCCACTACGAGAACTACCGAGCTCAGTGCATCCAGCAAATGACCAG CAAGCTGACTCAGGACAACAGGATAGAAAGCCCCATTCCTATCCTGCCTCTCCCAACACCggacacagagacagagaaGCTGATTAAGATGAAGGATGAGGAG CTACGGCGGATGCAAGAGATGCTGCAGAagatgcagcagcagatgcaggATCAGTGA
- the SEPTIN5 gene encoding septin-5 isoform X1, protein MDSIIIQERLVERLLSPRTQAQRSHPGKLKDHEKQYVGFATLPNQVHRKSVKKGFDFTLMVAGESGLGKSTLVNSLFLTDLYKDRKLLNAEERINQTVEIIKHTVDIEEKGVKLKLTIVDTPGFGDAVNNTECWKPITDYIDQQFEQYFRDESGLNRKNIQDNRVHCCLYFISPFGHGLRPVDVEFMKALHEKVNIVPLIAKADCLIPSEIRKLKERIREEIDKFGIKVYQFPECDSDEDEEFKQQDRELKESAPFAVIGSNTVVEAKGQRVRGRLYPWGIVEVENQAHCDFVKLRNMLIRTHMHDLKDVTCDVHYENYRAQCIQQMTSKLTQDNRIESPIPILPLPTPDTETEKLIKMKDEELRRMQEMLQKMQQQMQDQ, encoded by the exons GACCATGAGAAGCAGTACGTGGGCTTTGCCACCCTGCCCAACCAGGTGCACCGCAAATCCGTGAAGAAGGGATTCGACTTCACCCTGATGGTTGCAG GAGAGTCGGGTCTGGGCAAATCCACGCTGGTGAATAGCCTGTTCCTGACAGACCTCTACAAAGACAGAAAGCTCCTCAATGCAGAGG AGAGGATCAACCAGACAGTGGAGATCATCAAGCACACAGTGGACATTGAGGAGAAGGGTGTCAAGCTGAAGCTGACCATAGTGGACACGCCAGGCTTTGGAGATGCTGTTAACAACACTGAGTG ctggaagcCCATCACTGACTACATTGACCAGCAGTTTGAGCAGTACTTCCGTGATGAGAGTGGCCTGAACCGGAAGAACATCCAGGACAACCGAGTGCACTGCTGCCTCTACTTCATCTCTCCCTTTGGGCACGG gctgagacCTGTGGATGTTGAGTTCATGAAGGCTCTGCATGAGAAGGTGAACATTGTGCCCCTGATTGCCAAAGCCGACTGCCTGATCCCCTCCGAGATCCggaagctgaaggagagg ATCCGGGAAGAGATCGACAAATTTGGCATTAAAGTGTATCAGTTTCCTGAGTGTGACTCTGATGAAGATGAGGAGTTCAAGCAGCAAGACAGAGAGCTGAAG GAGAGCGCTCCCTTCGCCGTCATCGGCAGCAACACCGTGGTGGAAGCCAAAGGCCAGCGGGTCCGGGGACGGCTCTACCCCTGGGGCATTGTGGAAG TGGAGAACCAGGCTCACTGCGACTTCGTGAAGCTGCGGAACATGCTGATCCGGACTCACATGCACGACCTCAAGGACGTCACCTGTGATGTCCACTACGAGAACTACCGAGCTCAGTGCATCCAGCAAATGACCAG CAAGCTGACTCAGGACAACAGGATAGAAAGCCCCATTCCTATCCTGCCTCTCCCAACACCggacacagagacagagaaGCTGATTAAGATGAAGGATGAGGAG CTACGGCGGATGCAAGAGATGCTGCAGAagatgcagcagcagatgcaggATCAGTGA
- the SEPTIN5 gene encoding septin-5 isoform X2, with translation MVPEKTRAAQDETSEEQRSGKPPDHEKQYVGFATLPNQVHRKSVKKGFDFTLMVAGESGLGKSTLVNSLFLTDLYKDRKLLNAEERINQTVEIIKHTVDIEEKGVKLKLTIVDTPGFGDAVNNTECWKPITDYIDQQFEQYFRDESGLNRKNIQDNRVHCCLYFISPFGHGLRPVDVEFMKALHEKVNIVPLIAKADCLIPSEIRKLKERIREEIDKFGIKVYQFPECDSDEDEEFKQQDRELKESAPFAVIGSNTVVEAKGQRVRGRLYPWGIVEVENQAHCDFVKLRNMLIRTHMHDLKDVTCDVHYENYRAQCIQQMTSKLTQDNRIESPIPILPLPTPDTETEKLIKMKDEELRRMQEMLQKMQQQMQDQ, from the exons GACCATGAGAAGCAGTACGTGGGCTTTGCCACCCTGCCCAACCAGGTGCACCGCAAATCCGTGAAGAAGGGATTCGACTTCACCCTGATGGTTGCAG GAGAGTCGGGTCTGGGCAAATCCACGCTGGTGAATAGCCTGTTCCTGACAGACCTCTACAAAGACAGAAAGCTCCTCAATGCAGAGG AGAGGATCAACCAGACAGTGGAGATCATCAAGCACACAGTGGACATTGAGGAGAAGGGTGTCAAGCTGAAGCTGACCATAGTGGACACGCCAGGCTTTGGAGATGCTGTTAACAACACTGAGTG ctggaagcCCATCACTGACTACATTGACCAGCAGTTTGAGCAGTACTTCCGTGATGAGAGTGGCCTGAACCGGAAGAACATCCAGGACAACCGAGTGCACTGCTGCCTCTACTTCATCTCTCCCTTTGGGCACGG gctgagacCTGTGGATGTTGAGTTCATGAAGGCTCTGCATGAGAAGGTGAACATTGTGCCCCTGATTGCCAAAGCCGACTGCCTGATCCCCTCCGAGATCCggaagctgaaggagagg ATCCGGGAAGAGATCGACAAATTTGGCATTAAAGTGTATCAGTTTCCTGAGTGTGACTCTGATGAAGATGAGGAGTTCAAGCAGCAAGACAGAGAGCTGAAG GAGAGCGCTCCCTTCGCCGTCATCGGCAGCAACACCGTGGTGGAAGCCAAAGGCCAGCGGGTCCGGGGACGGCTCTACCCCTGGGGCATTGTGGAAG TGGAGAACCAGGCTCACTGCGACTTCGTGAAGCTGCGGAACATGCTGATCCGGACTCACATGCACGACCTCAAGGACGTCACCTGTGATGTCCACTACGAGAACTACCGAGCTCAGTGCATCCAGCAAATGACCAG CAAGCTGACTCAGGACAACAGGATAGAAAGCCCCATTCCTATCCTGCCTCTCCCAACACCggacacagagacagagaaGCTGATTAAGATGAAGGATGAGGAG CTACGGCGGATGCAAGAGATGCTGCAGAagatgcagcagcagatgcaggATCAGTGA